CGCCGAGTTCATTCAGGCCTGTTCGACGGCCGGTACCTGTGATGGTCTCCACCTGCTCGGATGGACGGGCGACTATCCGCACGTCACGAACTTCCTGGACTATCACTTCGCCGAGAGCAATGCGCAGTTCGGAACTCCGCACCCGGAGATCTACGAACCGCTGCTCGAAGCGTCGGAGACACCGGACCCGGTCGCGGCAGCTCCTTTGTATGAGGCAGCCAACAACGCCATCAAGGCTCTGGTGCCGATGGTGCCGATTGCCCATGCGGGTGCCTACTTCGCGGCGAGCGCGTCGGTCGACGGTGCGTATGCTCCGCCGTGGGGCCAGGTGAAGTTCAAGTTCTGGGACAACGGCAATGACACGTTGGTGTTCATGCAGGGCAATGAGCCCATCTCGTTGTACTGCTCCGACGAGTCAGACGGTGAATCGCTGCGTGCCTGTTCGCAGGTCGTGGAGGCGCTGTATTCCTACGATCAGGAAGGCAATGCGCAGCCGCAGCTGGCTACCGAATGTGTGCCGAACGATGATCTGAGCGTGTGGACCTGTTCGCTGCGCAGCGGCGTGACGTTCCACGACGGGTCGACGTTCGATGCCAACGATGTCGTCGCCTCGTTCACTGCAGGTCTCGACGCAGCAAGCCCGCTCCACGTCGGTAACACCGGCGTGTTCGAGTACTACTGCTACCTGTGGAACAAGTGCATCAACGAACCCGAGAGCTAGACCGTATAGCTCCGTAATGACACGAAAGGGGAGGCGCTCCGGCGCCTCCCCTTTTTTCCGGGTCAGAACCCCGGCGACTGATTGCGAACCTCTAACATCCCTCCACAGTGCTCAGATTCATAACCCGACGTCTACTGCTCGCCATCCCGGTTCTGATCGGGATCGTCGTTGTCGTCTTCTTCCTCATCAGAGCTATCCCCGGTGACCCATGTACGTCGATGCTGGGCGAGCGAGCAACGGTCGAGGCGTGTGAGAGGTTCAATGAGGCCAAGGGCCTGAACGAGCCGATCTGGGTGCAACTCGGCATCTATATGAAGGACATCGTCTTGTTCGACCTGGGTGACTCGGTGCGCTTCTCCAGGCCCGTGAATCAACTCTTGATCGAGCGGCTTCCCTTGACGACGGAGCTGGCGGTCAGCGCGCTCGCTCTGGCAGTGGCGGTCGGGGTTCCGCTCGGCGTCGTGGCGGCCCGCAGACACAACACTGTGGTCGACACGGGAACGATGGCCCTCGCCAACGTCGGAGTCTCGATGCCCGTGTTCTGGCTGGGCTTGATGCTTGCCTACGTGTTCGCTCTGCTGCTGCGAGACACGGCGTTCGCGCTTCCGCCATCGGGACGCCTGGCCGCCGGTGTGTTCTCGGTCCCGTACTACGAGGTATGGGGGTGGCAACTGGAGGAAGGTTCAGGATGGGCCACCTTCCACGAGTACATCTCCAATCACTACATCTTCAACAACCTCATTACCGGCAACTGGGAAGTGTTCCGTGATGCGGTCAAGCACATGATCCTCCCGGCCGTCGCGCTGGCAACGATTCCGCTGTCGATCATCGCCCGCATCACGCGCAGTTCGCTTCTCGAAGTGATGGGCAAGGACTACATTCGCACGGCTCGTGCAAAGGGCGTGAAGGAGCGGACCGTTGTCCGCGGTCATGCGTTCCGCAATGCGATGCTGCCGGTAGTGACGATCATCGGCCTGCAATTGGGAGCTCTGCTGGGTGGGGCGGTCCTCACCGAGACGGTGTTCAACCTCGGTGGTGTCGGCCGGGCGCTCTTCGATGCGATCACCGGCCGCGATTACGCGATCGTGCAGGGCTTCACCGTGGTCGTGGCAGCCGGTTACGTGATCGTGAACCTGCTGGTGGACCTTTCGTATGCGTATCTCGACCCAAGGATCAGGCTCGAATGACGATGCTCAGCCGCCGTGAGGCCCTCGACAAACTGCTTGCAGAGATGAGCGATGTCGATCGCCTCTTCGAGAAGCCCCTGAGTCAGTGGCGGTTGGCCCTGCGCCGATTCCGGGGCCGCAAGTCGGGGATGATCGGACTCGGCATAGTCAGCACGTTGATCCTGATCGCCGTCCTCGCTCCGTTGATCGCTCCGTACGGTCCGACCGACATCTTGATCGGCAAGGAAGACGTGGGGCGATACGACTCGCCGTGTGTGCACCTGCTCGGATGTGACGAAGAGATCCCCCAGCACATACTGGGAATCGACGGAAACGTCAGGGACGAGTTCTCGCGCATCATCTTCGGCTCGCGGGTCAGCCTGACGCTCGGGTTCTTCACCGTGACGCTGGCGCTGGTGGTCGGCGCGGCCATCGGAGCACTGGCCGGTTTTCGGGGCGGGTGGTTCGACAACATCGTCATGCGTTTCATGGACGTGATACTCGGCTTTCCGTCGCTGTTGCTGGCGATTGCGATCGTGGCGGTTCTCGGACCGGGACTCCGAAACGCTCTGATAGCAATCGCGATAGTCACCATGCCGGGCTATGCCAGGGTGATGCGCGCCCAGGTGCTGGCCATCAAGGAGAGCGACTTCGTCTCTGCATCCCGGGCACTGGGTGCGTCCTCGATGCAGACACTCATCCGGCGGGTCATTCCCAACGCACTGACCCCGCTGGTCGTGCTCGCCACCCTCGGTGTGGCCACTGCCATCCTCGAAGCAGCCGG
This portion of the Acidimicrobiia bacterium genome encodes:
- a CDS encoding ABC transporter permease, whose translation is MLRFITRRLLLAIPVLIGIVVVVFFLIRAIPGDPCTSMLGERATVEACERFNEAKGLNEPIWVQLGIYMKDIVLFDLGDSVRFSRPVNQLLIERLPLTTELAVSALALAVAVGVPLGVVAARRHNTVVDTGTMALANVGVSMPVFWLGLMLAYVFALLLRDTAFALPPSGRLAAGVFSVPYYEVWGWQLEEGSGWATFHEYISNHYIFNNLITGNWEVFRDAVKHMILPAVALATIPLSIIARITRSSLLEVMGKDYIRTARAKGVKERTVVRGHAFRNAMLPVVTIIGLQLGALLGGAVLTETVFNLGGVGRALFDAITGRDYAIVQGFTVVVAAGYVIVNLLVDLSYAYLDPRIRLE
- a CDS encoding ABC transporter permease, producing MTMLSRREALDKLLAEMSDVDRLFEKPLSQWRLALRRFRGRKSGMIGLGIVSTLILIAVLAPLIAPYGPTDILIGKEDVGRYDSPCVHLLGCDEEIPQHILGIDGNVRDEFSRIIFGSRVSLTLGFFTVTLALVVGAAIGALAGFRGGWFDNIVMRFMDVILGFPSLLLAIAIVAVLGPGLRNALIAIAIVTMPGYARVMRAQVLAIKESDFVSASRALGASSMQTLIRRVIPNALTPLVVLATLGVATAILEAAGLSFLGLGAQPPMAEWGSMLASERNQVFTAPHLVFFPGLAIMITVLGFNLMGDGLRDALDPTLNR